The Candidatus Pantoea soli genome window below encodes:
- the glpK gene encoding glycerol kinase GlpK, translating to MTTTDKKYIVALDQGTTSSRAVVLDHDANIVAVSQREFTQIYPKAGWVEHDPMDIWASQSSTLVEVLAHADISSDQIAAIGITNQRETAIVWDKETGKPIYNAIVWQDPRTADYCNKLKKEGLEEYIQHTTGLVINPYFSGTKVKWILDHVEGARERAKRGELLFGTVDTWLIWKMTQGRVHVTDHTNASRTMMYNIHKLEWDARMLEILDIPREMLPEVKGSSEVYGQTNIGGKGGTRIPIAGIAGDQQAALYGQLCVQPGMAKNTYGTGCFMLMNTGTEAVTSTHGLLTTIACGPRGEVNYALEGAVFIGGASIQWLRDEMKLINDSTDSEYFALKVKDTNGVYMVPAFTGLGAPYWDPYARGAIFGLTRGANANHIIRATLESIAYQTRDVLEAMQNDAGTRLQSLRVDGGAVANNFLMQFQSDILGTRVERPEVREVTALGAAYLAGLAVGFWNDLEELREKAVVEREFRPGIETTERNMRYAGWKKAVARAQAWEEEE from the coding sequence ATGACTACGACAGATAAAAAATACATTGTCGCGCTCGATCAGGGCACAACCAGCTCCCGTGCGGTGGTGCTTGATCATGACGCTAACATCGTGGCGGTCTCACAGCGTGAATTCACCCAGATCTACCCGAAAGCGGGCTGGGTTGAGCATGACCCGATGGATATCTGGGCCTCACAGAGCTCAACCCTGGTAGAAGTGCTGGCGCATGCCGATATCAGCTCCGATCAGATCGCGGCCATCGGTATCACTAACCAGCGTGAAACGGCTATCGTCTGGGACAAAGAGACAGGTAAACCGATTTATAACGCCATTGTCTGGCAGGATCCGCGCACCGCCGATTACTGTAACAAGCTGAAAAAAGAGGGGCTGGAAGAGTATATCCAGCACACGACCGGTCTGGTCATTAACCCTTACTTCTCCGGCACCAAAGTGAAGTGGATTCTGGATCACGTAGAAGGCGCACGCGAGCGCGCTAAACGCGGTGAGCTGCTGTTCGGCACCGTGGACACCTGGCTGATCTGGAAAATGACGCAGGGGCGCGTGCACGTCACTGATCACACCAACGCCTCCCGTACCATGATGTACAACATTCACAAGCTGGAGTGGGATGCGCGCATGCTGGAGATTCTGGATATTCCGCGCGAAATGCTGCCGGAAGTGAAAGGCTCTTCAGAAGTGTATGGCCAGACCAACATCGGCGGTAAAGGCGGTACGCGTATTCCGATCGCCGGTATCGCCGGTGATCAGCAGGCCGCGCTCTATGGTCAGCTGTGTGTCCAGCCGGGTATGGCGAAAAACACCTATGGCACCGGCTGCTTCATGCTGATGAACACCGGTACCGAAGCGGTGACCTCCACCCATGGTCTGCTCACCACTATCGCCTGCGGCCCGCGCGGCGAAGTGAACTATGCGCTGGAAGGGGCGGTATTCATCGGCGGTGCCTCCATTCAGTGGCTGCGTGACGAGATGAAGCTGATCAATGACTCAACCGATTCTGAGTACTTTGCACTGAAGGTAAAAGACACTAACGGCGTCTACATGGTGCCAGCCTTTACCGGCCTTGGCGCACCTTACTGGGACCCGTATGCCCGCGGTGCCATTTTTGGCCTGACCCGCGGTGCCAACGCCAACCACATTATCCGCGCCACGCTGGAATCCATTGCTTACCAGACGCGTGACGTGCTGGAAGCCATGCAGAATGATGCCGGCACCCGCCTGCAATCACTGCGTGTGGATGGGGGTGCCGTTGCCAACAACTTCCTGATGCAGTTCCAGTCCGACATTCTGGGTACGCGCGTTGAGCGTCCGGAAGTGCGTGAAGTGACAGCACTGGGTGCCGCTTATCTGGCCGGCCTGGCCGTCGGTTTCTGGAACGATTTGGAAGAGCTGCGGGAAAAAGCCGTGGTGGAGCGCGAGTTCCGTCCGGGCATTGAAACCACGGAGCGCAACATGCGTTATGCCGGCTGGAAAAAAGCGGTGGCGCGTGCGCAGGCGTGGGAAGAAGAAGAGTAA
- the glpX gene encoding class II fructose-bisphosphatase gives MKRELAIEFSRVTEAAALAGYHWLGRGDKNAADGAAVNAMRIMLNTIDIDGRIVIGEGEIDEAPMLYIGEKVGSGRGDAVDIAVDPIEGTRMTALGQANALAVLAVGDKGSFLHAPDMYMEKLIVGPGARGAIDLTLPLEANLKNIAAALDKPLSQLTVSILAKPRHDAVIAQLQQLGVRVFAFPDGDVAASILTCMPDSEVDVLYGIGGAPEGVVSAAVIRAMDGDMQARLLARHEVKGDSAENRRLGEQELQRCAEMGITAGAVLTLSEMARNDNVIFAATGITTGDLLKGITRKGNIATSETLLVRGKSRTIRRIQSIHYLDRKDAALHPFIL, from the coding sequence ATGAAACGAGAACTCGCGATTGAATTTTCCCGTGTGACCGAAGCCGCTGCCTTAGCGGGCTATCACTGGTTAGGACGCGGCGACAAAAATGCGGCTGACGGCGCGGCCGTGAACGCCATGCGCATTATGCTCAACACCATTGATATCGATGGCCGCATCGTGATCGGCGAAGGCGAAATCGACGAAGCCCCGATGCTGTATATCGGCGAAAAAGTGGGCAGCGGTCGCGGCGACGCCGTCGACATCGCCGTAGACCCGATTGAGGGCACACGCATGACGGCGCTGGGCCAGGCAAACGCGCTGGCGGTGCTGGCGGTGGGCGATAAAGGCAGTTTCCTGCACGCACCTGATATGTATATGGAAAAGCTGATTGTCGGGCCCGGCGCGCGCGGGGCCATTGATCTCACCCTGCCGCTGGAAGCCAATCTGAAAAACATTGCCGCGGCGCTGGATAAGCCGCTCAGTCAGCTCACCGTCTCGATCCTGGCGAAACCGCGCCACGACGCAGTTATTGCGCAGTTGCAGCAGCTGGGTGTACGGGTGTTTGCTTTTCCGGATGGGGATGTGGCCGCCTCCATTCTGACCTGCATGCCAGACAGCGAAGTGGATGTGCTGTACGGTATCGGCGGCGCGCCGGAAGGGGTGGTGTCCGCCGCGGTGATTCGCGCGATGGATGGCGATATGCAGGCACGCCTGCTGGCACGTCATGAGGTCAAAGGCGACAGCGCAGAGAACCGCCGTCTTGGCGAACAGGAGCTACAGCGCTGTGCGGAGATGGGCATTACCGCAGGCGCGGTGCTGACGCTCAGTGAGATGGCGCGCAATGATAACGTTATTTTTGCCGCCACCGGCATCACCACCGGCGATCTGCTGAAAGGCATTACCCGCAAAGGCAATATAGCAACCAGCGAAACGCTGCTGGTGCGCGGTAAATCGCGCACCATCCGGCGCATTCAGTCCATTCACTATCTGGACCGCAAAGACGCCGCGCTGCATCCGTTTATCCTGTAA
- the emrD gene encoding multidrug efflux MFS transporter EmrD, with the protein MAKSNMQNRFLLFMLIVLVAVGQMAQTIYVPAMADMAEALNVRSGAMQQVMAAYLMTYGGSQLIYGPLSDSLGRRPVILAGMAIFACGATIAIFAPSLQVLVLASAVQGLGTGVAGVMARTMPRDLYSGIALRQANSLLNMGILVSPLLAPVIGALLTHLIGWHACFAFLLLLCLSVTASMASWLPETRPPETPATPFLRRYATLLSDGNFVRYLLLLVGALAGIAVFEASCGVLLGGVLGLDGLTVSILFILPIPAAFFGAWFAGREQRSWHTLMWYGVNSCLLAGLLMWVPAWFGVMNIWTLLVPAALFFFGAGMLFPLATSGAMEPYAWLAGSAGALIGGLQNLGSGVVAWLSALLPQHDQSSLGMLMFVTALVMLLCWWPLSRHPESGKQTVTG; encoded by the coding sequence ATGGCAAAAAGTAACATGCAAAATCGTTTCTTACTGTTCATGCTGATTGTGCTGGTGGCCGTCGGCCAGATGGCACAGACCATTTATGTGCCGGCCATGGCCGATATGGCGGAAGCGCTGAATGTGCGCAGCGGAGCCATGCAGCAGGTGATGGCGGCGTACCTGATGACGTACGGTGGATCGCAGCTGATCTATGGCCCGCTCTCCGATAGTCTCGGCCGTCGGCCGGTGATCCTCGCCGGGATGGCGATCTTTGCCTGTGGCGCAACGATCGCTATCTTCGCCCCTTCGCTGCAGGTGCTGGTACTGGCCAGCGCGGTGCAGGGACTGGGCACCGGGGTGGCCGGGGTGATGGCGCGCACCATGCCGCGCGATCTCTATTCCGGCATTGCGCTGCGCCAGGCCAACAGCCTGCTGAATATGGGGATTCTGGTGAGCCCGCTGTTGGCACCGGTGATTGGCGCGCTGCTGACGCATCTGATTGGCTGGCACGCCTGCTTCGCCTTCCTGCTGCTGCTGTGCCTGAGCGTGACAGCGTCCATGGCGAGCTGGCTGCCGGAAACCCGTCCGCCGGAAACCCCTGCTACGCCATTTTTACGCCGTTATGCCACCCTGCTGAGCGACGGCAATTTTGTCCGCTATCTGCTGCTGCTGGTGGGCGCGCTGGCAGGTATCGCGGTATTTGAAGCCAGCTGCGGCGTGCTGCTGGGCGGCGTGCTCGGCCTTGATGGCCTGACGGTCAGTATCCTGTTTATTCTGCCCATTCCGGCGGCGTTTTTTGGCGCATGGTTTGCCGGCCGTGAGCAACGTTCCTGGCACACGCTGATGTGGTATGGCGTGAACAGCTGTCTGCTGGCGGGCTTACTGATGTGGGTTCCGGCGTGGTTTGGTGTGATGAATATCTGGACGCTGCTGGTGCCAGCCGCACTGTTTTTCTTTGGCGCGGGCATGCTGTTTCCGCTGGCGACGTCCGGTGCGATGGAGCCTTATGCCTGGCTGGCGGGCAGCGCCGGCGCGCTGATTGGCGGCTTACAGAATCTGGGGTCCGGCGTGGTGGCGTGGCTGTCAGCGCTGCTGCCGCAGCACGATCAGTCCAGTCTTGGCATGCTGATGTTCGTGACAGCGCTGGTTATGTTGCTGTGCTGGTGGCCGCTCTCACGCCATCCGGAGAGCGGCAAGCAGACGGTTACAGGATAA
- the fpr gene encoding ferredoxin--NADP(+) reductase, whose translation MAEWVNAEVKEVKNWTDALFSLRVTAPIDPFIAGQFAKLALEIDGERVQRAYSYVNAPQDELLEFYLVTVPEGKLSPRLHALQPGDSLMITKEASGFFVIDEIPDCQTLWMLATGTAIGPYLSILQQGEGLARFDNIVLVHAARYASDLSFLPLMQQLQQRYRGKLHLQTVVSREEMAGSLHGRVPQLIESGELERAVGLPLTAETSHVMLCGNPQMVRDTQQLLKDTRDMRKHFKRKPGHMTSEHYW comes from the coding sequence ATGGCAGAGTGGGTCAATGCGGAAGTGAAAGAGGTAAAAAACTGGACCGATGCGCTGTTCAGCCTGCGCGTCACCGCGCCAATCGATCCTTTTATCGCCGGACAGTTTGCTAAGCTGGCGCTGGAAATTGATGGCGAACGCGTACAGCGCGCCTACTCCTATGTGAATGCCCCGCAGGATGAGCTGCTGGAGTTTTATCTGGTCACCGTGCCGGAAGGCAAACTCAGCCCGCGTTTACATGCCCTGCAACCGGGCGACTCACTCATGATCACCAAAGAAGCCTCCGGATTTTTTGTCATTGATGAGATCCCGGATTGCCAGACGTTATGGATGCTGGCCACCGGCACGGCCATCGGGCCCTATCTGTCGATTCTTCAGCAGGGTGAGGGACTGGCGCGTTTTGACAATATTGTGCTGGTGCATGCCGCGCGCTATGCCAGTGATTTGAGTTTCCTGCCGCTGATGCAGCAGCTGCAGCAGCGCTACCGCGGTAAACTGCATCTGCAGACCGTGGTCAGCCGGGAGGAGATGGCCGGTTCGCTGCACGGTCGCGTTCCGCAGCTGATTGAAAGCGGTGAGCTGGAGCGGGCGGTGGGTCTGCCGCTGACCGCCGAAACCAGCCACGTGATGCTGTGCGGCAACCCGCAAATGGTGCGCGACACCCAGCAACTGCTGAAAGATACGCGCGATATGCGCAAGCATTTCAAACGGAAGCCGGGCCACATGACCAGTGAACACTACTGGTAA
- a CDS encoding YiiQ family protein has translation MKNLPVALLLSFALTLPAWAEEATGQDRSEHLPAAPYLLAGAPTFDMTIAQFREKYNAANPDLPLPEYRAIDNRDDKSHLTRAASKISETLYASTALEQGTGKIKTLQITWLPVPGPDMKAAQTRAMAYMNALLRFFIPGLSAEDGRQKLDALLSAGKGARYFARTEGALRFVVADNGDKGLTFAVEPIKLALANP, from the coding sequence ATGAAGAACCTGCCAGTCGCGCTGCTGCTCAGCTTCGCACTGACACTGCCCGCCTGGGCAGAAGAGGCAACCGGGCAGGATCGCAGCGAACACCTGCCTGCAGCACCGTATCTGCTGGCGGGTGCGCCTACCTTTGACATGACCATCGCGCAGTTTCGCGAGAAGTACAATGCTGCCAACCCTGACCTGCCGCTGCCGGAGTACCGCGCCATCGATAATCGCGATGACAAAAGTCACCTGACGCGAGCGGCCAGCAAAATCAGCGAGACGCTGTATGCCTCGACGGCGCTGGAGCAGGGCACCGGTAAAATCAAAACGCTGCAGATCACCTGGCTGCCGGTGCCCGGACCGGATATGAAAGCCGCGCAGACGCGCGCCATGGCGTATATGAACGCCCTGCTGCGCTTCTTTATCCCGGGCCTGTCGGCGGAAGATGGCCGGCAAAAACTGGACGCGCTGCTCAGCGCCGGAAAAGGCGCACGCTATTTTGCCCGTACGGAAGGGGCGCTGCGCTTTGTGGTGGCCGATAACGGCGACAAGGGGCTGACCTTTGCCGTTGAACCTATCAAGCTGGCGCTCGCTAACCCCTGA
- the tpiA gene encoding triose-phosphate isomerase, translated as MRHPLVMGNWKLNGSKQMTGELIEGLRTALSGVDGCGVAIAPPAIYLDQAKHAISGSHIALGAQNVDVNLSGAFTGETSADMLKDIGAKYIIIGHSERRTYHKESDEFIAKKFAVLKAAGLVPVLCIGETEAENEAGQTEEVCARQIDAVLETQGAAAFEGAVIAYEPVWAIGTGKSATPAQAQAVHKFIRDHIAKKDAAIAEQVIIQYGGSVNDKNAAELFTQPDIDGALVGGASLKADAFAVIVKAAAAAKNA; from the coding sequence ATGCGACATCCACTGGTTATGGGTAACTGGAAACTGAATGGCAGCAAGCAGATGACCGGCGAGCTGATTGAAGGTCTGCGTACTGCACTGTCGGGTGTGGACGGGTGCGGCGTTGCTATTGCCCCGCCAGCTATCTATCTGGATCAGGCGAAGCATGCCATTTCCGGCAGCCATATCGCGCTGGGTGCGCAGAACGTCGACGTTAACCTCTCTGGCGCCTTCACCGGCGAAACCTCAGCTGACATGCTGAAGGATATCGGCGCAAAATACATCATTATCGGCCACTCTGAGCGTCGTACTTACCACAAAGAGAGCGATGAGTTCATTGCGAAAAAGTTTGCCGTGCTGAAAGCAGCGGGTCTGGTACCGGTGCTGTGCATTGGTGAAACCGAAGCGGAAAACGAAGCCGGTCAAACCGAAGAAGTGTGCGCCCGTCAGATTGACGCCGTGCTGGAAACCCAGGGCGCAGCGGCTTTTGAAGGCGCGGTCATTGCCTACGAGCCCGTCTGGGCGATCGGTACCGGTAAATCCGCAACGCCAGCCCAGGCACAGGCGGTGCACAAATTTATTCGCGATCACATCGCGAAGAAAGATGCAGCCATTGCAGAACAGGTCATCATTCAGTACGGCGGTTCGGTGAACGATAAAAACGCCGCTGAGCTGTTCACCCAGCCGGACATCGATGGTGCGCTGGTGGGCGGAGCGTCACTGAAAGCGGACGCTTTCGCGGTCATCGTCAAAGCGGCAGCGGCGGCGAAAAACGCCTGA
- a CDS encoding CDP-diacylglycerol diphosphatase — protein MQGSRPLRWLCLVLVIAIGGLMAAAVHFHKNADALWQIINEKCVPDMRQHGRPAPCQQVNLAQGYVTLKDINGPLQYLLMPIEKITGMESPILLDPATPNLFAAAWQQRELLSRQHGAPVDERAVSLVINAQYGRTQNQLHIHISCLRPDVRRQLDALSPTLSEQWQPATLLQHRYLIRTLSTAQLAQQSVFIRLALEIPHARSEMGKYGLALAQLPDGRLALLALERNWLKLNRGSAEELQDHRCEIVQP, from the coding sequence ATGCAGGGAAGTCGTCCGCTCAGATGGCTGTGTCTGGTGCTGGTGATCGCCATCGGGGGTCTGATGGCGGCTGCGGTGCACTTCCATAAAAATGCCGATGCGCTGTGGCAAATTATCAATGAAAAATGCGTACCGGATATGCGGCAGCACGGGCGTCCGGCACCCTGCCAGCAGGTCAATCTGGCGCAGGGTTACGTCACGCTTAAGGACATCAACGGACCGCTGCAATACCTGCTGATGCCGATCGAAAAAATCACCGGCATGGAAAGTCCGATCCTGCTTGATCCCGCCACGCCAAACCTGTTTGCCGCTGCCTGGCAACAGCGCGAATTGCTGTCCCGGCAGCATGGCGCGCCGGTGGACGAGCGCGCGGTGTCGCTGGTGATCAACGCACAATACGGGCGCACGCAAAACCAGCTGCACATTCATATCTCCTGCCTGCGGCCCGATGTCCGCCGGCAGCTTGACGCGCTGTCACCCACGCTAAGCGAGCAGTGGCAACCTGCCACACTCCTGCAGCATCGCTACCTTATCCGCACGCTCTCCACGGCGCAGCTGGCACAGCAGAGCGTGTTTATCCGTCTGGCGCTGGAGATTCCCCACGCGCGCAGCGAAATGGGCAAATATGGTCTGGCGCTGGCGCAGCTACCGGATGGCCGCCTGGCATTACTGGCGCTGGAACGTAACTGGCTGAAACTGAACAGAGGCTCGGCGGAAGAGCTGCAGGATCATCGCTGTGAGATCGTGCAGCCATAA
- a CDS encoding sulfate ABC transporter substrate-binding protein produces MNKWSIGVTLLLASTSVLAKDIQLLNVSYDPTRELYEQYNKAFSAHYKQETGDNVVIRQSHGGSGKQATSVINGIRADVVTLALQSDVDAIADRGRIDKNWIKRLPDNSAPYTSTIVFLVRKGNPKGIHDWSDLIKPGVSVITPNPKTSGGARWNYLAAWGWALDQNHGDQAKAQAYVKALFKNVEVQDSGARGATNTFVERGIGDVLIAWENEAYLAVDKLGKDKFEIVTPGESILAEPTVSVVDKVVDEQGTRSVAEAYLKYLYSPEGQTIAAQNYYRPRDAEVAKKFASTFAPVKLFTIDEKFGGWAKAQKAHFADGGSYDQIMKP; encoded by the coding sequence ATGAACAAGTGGAGTATTGGCGTCACCCTGTTACTGGCCTCAACCAGCGTGCTGGCAAAGGATATCCAGCTGCTGAACGTCTCTTATGATCCAACCCGTGAGCTGTACGAGCAGTACAACAAAGCATTCAGCGCGCACTACAAGCAGGAAACCGGCGATAACGTCGTGATCCGTCAGTCACACGGGGGTTCAGGCAAACAGGCGACGTCAGTCATTAACGGCATTCGTGCTGACGTGGTGACGCTGGCGCTGCAGTCCGATGTGGACGCCATTGCAGACCGCGGTCGTATCGATAAAAACTGGATTAAACGTCTGCCGGATAACTCGGCACCTTATACCTCCACCATCGTGTTTCTGGTGCGCAAAGGCAACCCGAAAGGCATTCATGACTGGTCCGATTTAATCAAGCCCGGCGTTTCCGTGATTACGCCTAACCCGAAAACCTCAGGCGGTGCGCGCTGGAACTACCTGGCGGCGTGGGGCTGGGCGCTGGATCAGAATCACGGCGATCAGGCCAAAGCGCAGGCGTACGTTAAAGCGCTGTTCAAAAACGTGGAAGTACAGGATTCCGGTGCGCGCGGCGCGACCAACACCTTCGTGGAGCGCGGCATTGGTGATGTGTTAATCGCGTGGGAAAACGAAGCCTATCTGGCCGTTGATAAACTGGGTAAAGACAAGTTTGAAATCGTGACGCCGGGCGAATCGATCCTGGCTGAGCCAACGGTTTCCGTGGTGGATAAAGTGGTGGACGAGCAGGGGACGCGCAGCGTCGCAGAAGCCTATCTGAAATATCTCTATTCGCCGGAAGGGCAGACGATCGCCGCGCAGAATTACTACCGCCCACGCGATGCAGAAGTGGCGAAGAAGTTTGCCAGCACCTTTGCACCGGTGAAGCTGTTTACCATTGATGAGAAGTTTGGCGGCTGGGCGAAAGCGCAAAAAGCGCACTTTGCAGACGGCGGCAGTTACGATCAGATCATGAAACCGTAA